One genomic region from Spirulina subsalsa PCC 9445 encodes:
- the gghA gene encoding glucosylglycerol hydrolase — protein MLLQTKPSVQLVETETHKLIDWVNQVEHSEQTIFERAQMLATKLGAHYRPDGLVEIGFWTPLLIAQVMRKMEIYLEVLTPIDDIDLRATEQIVHFRRDRINLIQQGEFHWGVVEGMNPGSRDQIGSFYWLRYIDQNDQLQAIRDPLAYSLPYGVFAPAELYDMERLQNERQDLDYIRRTSASALPDKEQLALAKATPRIPRIRAPHNILQLHIGTASAEGTMEGLTQIYQTISDKITAGVPLTPAEENYIGYDAVQFLPTEPTIEYRDEYSPESEFFSFMGAKDDILTIELTKPHTQDWGYDVPILGSSTTNPALLGSLRPDEVIDLISTLHNFATGPIQVIYDLVYGHADNQSELLLSRQFLKGPNMYGQDLNHQFPMVRSIFLEMQRRKINTGADGIRVDGGQDFRFFNPLTGRVEYDDAYLLAMSDLVQEIEGCQRLLFTIYEDGRPWPQEGWEEISTYRELIELKPDSYQWGPLIFAHNTPTLKGFWERKWRRVCEVIYQGENWITGCANHDTVRRGNQVDPEADINWNLGHNLAQVLRNAYDNHAVTLWVYGFSPGLPMDFINATMHAPWMFFRNTDERYGVKVVSEEIGFLDWQITPEIYQKRNHFTRLKHLGFKRLDDVREFGKALQTIMEQKDYNISEVVKAVRLCMEGQEEACEIPKIKALNRSGMLRFLGKLDLDRLKSFARLFMEDCYEICNVSHYSYHLKPEQTQFNLSLRNFRHQHPWLRRNLAGMDQFNKHSEENATVFYGVRSNPEQIEDSVLMVAHMGGDPVTVELEEWLQVDMSQWEIAIASPGLQIKNLKKFKLKDSQGVLFRLSPQMSA, from the coding sequence GTGCTATTGCAAACAAAACCTTCGGTGCAACTGGTTGAAACCGAAACTCACAAACTGATTGACTGGGTAAATCAAGTTGAACATTCCGAGCAAACTATTTTTGAGCGGGCCCAGATGTTGGCGACTAAACTGGGCGCTCATTACCGCCCCGATGGACTGGTAGAAATTGGCTTTTGGACTCCCTTACTCATTGCGCAGGTGATGCGTAAGATGGAGATTTATCTAGAAGTTTTAACGCCGATTGATGACATTGATCTGCGGGCAACTGAACAGATTGTTCATTTTCGGCGCGATCGCATTAACCTCATCCAACAAGGAGAATTTCACTGGGGCGTTGTCGAAGGGATGAATCCCGGTAGTCGTGACCAAATTGGCTCCTTTTATTGGTTACGCTACATCGACCAAAACGACCAATTACAAGCCATTCGGGACCCTCTGGCCTATTCCCTGCCCTACGGAGTCTTTGCCCCGGCCGAACTCTACGATATGGAACGTTTACAAAACGAACGGCAGGATTTAGATTATATTCGTCGCACCAGTGCCTCAGCCCTCCCGGATAAGGAGCAACTGGCCTTAGCGAAAGCTACCCCCCGCATTCCCCGGATACGCGCCCCCCACAATATCCTACAACTCCACATCGGCACAGCTTCAGCCGAGGGAACAATGGAAGGATTGACCCAAATTTATCAGACCATTTCCGACAAAATAACGGCGGGTGTTCCCCTCACCCCGGCTGAGGAAAACTATATTGGTTATGATGCGGTGCAGTTTCTGCCCACAGAACCGACTATTGAATATCGGGATGAATACAGTCCCGAAAGTGAGTTTTTCTCCTTTATGGGGGCTAAAGATGACATCCTCACCATTGAGTTAACCAAACCCCACACCCAAGACTGGGGCTATGATGTGCCGATTTTAGGCTCTAGTACGACCAATCCCGCACTTTTAGGCAGTTTACGGCCTGATGAGGTGATTGATCTCATCTCCACCCTGCATAATTTCGCCACTGGACCGATTCAAGTTATTTATGATTTAGTCTATGGTCACGCCGATAACCAATCGGAATTATTACTCTCCCGTCAATTCCTAAAAGGGCCGAATATGTACGGTCAGGATTTGAACCATCAATTCCCTATGGTACGGTCAATTTTTCTCGAAATGCAGCGTCGAAAAATTAACACAGGAGCCGATGGAATTCGAGTCGATGGCGGCCAAGATTTCCGCTTTTTTAATCCCCTCACCGGACGGGTAGAATATGATGATGCTTACCTGTTGGCGATGAGTGATTTAGTCCAAGAAATTGAGGGCTGTCAACGGTTATTATTTACCATTTATGAGGATGGTCGTCCTTGGCCTCAAGAGGGATGGGAGGAGATTTCCACCTATCGAGAGTTGATTGAGCTTAAGCCGGATTCTTACCAGTGGGGGCCGCTCATTTTTGCCCACAATACCCCTACTTTAAAAGGGTTTTGGGAGCGTAAATGGCGCAGAGTGTGTGAGGTGATTTATCAAGGGGAAAATTGGATTACAGGCTGCGCTAATCATGACACAGTACGGCGGGGCAATCAAGTAGACCCAGAGGCAGATATTAACTGGAACTTGGGGCATAATTTAGCCCAAGTGTTGCGCAATGCCTATGATAATCATGCCGTGACCTTGTGGGTCTATGGCTTTAGTCCGGGCTTACCGATGGATTTTATTAATGCCACCATGCACGCGCCTTGGATGTTTTTCCGCAATACGGATGAACGGTATGGGGTGAAAGTAGTTTCGGAAGAAATTGGCTTTTTAGATTGGCAGATTACCCCCGAAATTTATCAAAAAAGAAATCATTTTACCCGTTTGAAACATTTAGGGTTTAAACGGCTGGATGATGTGCGGGAGTTTGGCAAAGCGTTGCAAACTATTATGGAACAAAAAGATTACAACATTTCTGAGGTTGTGAAAGCCGTTCGTTTATGTATGGAGGGGCAGGAAGAAGCTTGCGAAATCCCCAAAATTAAAGCACTCAATCGTTCAGGAATGTTGCGTTTTTTGGGCAAATTAGATTTAGACCGTTTAAAGTCTTTTGCTCGTCTATTTATGGAAGATTGTTATGAGATTTGTAACGTCTCCCATTATAGTTACCATCTGAAGCCAGAACAGACCCAATTTAACCTGAGTTTGCGCAATTTCCGCCATCAACATCCGTGGTTGCGGCGCAATTTGGCAGGGATGGATCAGTTTAATAAACACAGTGAAGAAAATGCCACGGTGTTTTATGGGGTGCGGAGTAATCCCGAACAAATTGAGGATTCTGTCCTGATGGTTGCCCACATGGGTGGAGATCCGGTAACAGTGGAATTGGAGGAATGGTTACAAGTGGATATGAGCCAGTGGGAAATAGCGATCGCCTCCCCCGGTCTTCAGATTAAAAACCTGAAAAAGTTCAAACTTAAGGACTCTCAAGGGGTTTTATTCCGACTATCGCCCCAGATGAGCGCTTAA
- a CDS encoding UPF0182 family protein: MGRQKIVTQPSNSPRLNPRQGNRIYWLIIGVTIALFIVLFSISPLIHLLTESWWFTEVGFSQVFWLRFWGQSLSWLMVFLLTVGFWWANYRYAMFLTRYSRFQFVPPGGSPNLINYTVNLSALVAIGVIALGVAGFNSEAWLTILKAIHATPFNQTDPLYQKDVSFYFFQLPLYEGLRNLCFTLIVGALAISIPVYVLKGSLDMGRGLQNLVVGPVKTHLMLLLAALILLVAAGTWLDRFQLLYSPSGVVFGAGYTDTHSRLLGLNIMAGVGVLVAGAIAFLAFRNGLLWMSLSLGGYLLLALIFQGLIPSFEQQFSVTPNELTRERPYIEHNLTFTRHAYGLDDIATIPYPVEDNLTRQDLETNEATIRNIRLWDYRPILSTYRQLQEIRLYYRFNDVDVDRYTLNGNYRQVMLSGRELAYRQVPERAQTWVNERLKYTHGYGAVMSPVNQVTPQGLPHFFIKDIPPVSEVDIPLDQPRIYYGEETQHYIFTGMGTDEFDYPLGNDNAAYRYTGKGGVPLKSWWHRLAYALDFNNLKTLISGYFTPDSRILYHREITDRVGRIAPFLTLDHDPYLVLREGRMQWVIDAYTMGDRYPYSEPLYRLQRFGLNPVQRKGMIRGFNYMRNSVKVLVDAYDGTVQFFAVDEQDPLLATYRQIFPDLFINQLEVPDDLRSHFRYPLDLFFMQAQMYLVYHMTNPEVFYNQEDLWRFPIQQYEGKEEVMQPYYLIMRLPDSEQEEFLLVLPFTPGNRDNMIAWMATRCDGENYGSSLLYEFPKQELVYGPRQIEARIDQDPVISPQLTLWSQEGSRVIRGDLFIIPIEQSLLYVEPVFLRSEQGGLPELKRVIVVFGEKIVMEETLEQALNAVFGVTPVSTPAPTPVDSTLDPDLARQALETYQQAQDALRNGNWAEYGRLHSELEQLLLRLNQ, encoded by the coding sequence ATGGGGAGACAAAAAATTGTGACCCAACCCAGCAACTCACCCCGACTGAATCCTAGACAGGGCAACCGAATCTATTGGCTGATCATTGGAGTCACCATAGCCCTTTTCATCGTCCTGTTCAGCATTAGCCCCTTAATCCATCTATTAACTGAATCCTGGTGGTTTACAGAAGTGGGATTTTCCCAAGTCTTTTGGCTCCGTTTTTGGGGCCAATCCCTCTCTTGGTTGATGGTCTTCCTCCTCACAGTGGGCTTCTGGTGGGCAAACTACCGCTACGCCATGTTTCTCACCCGTTACAGTCGCTTTCAGTTTGTCCCCCCCGGCGGATCCCCCAACCTCATCAACTACACCGTCAATCTGAGCGCACTCGTGGCCATTGGGGTGATTGCCTTGGGTGTGGCGGGTTTTAACTCCGAAGCCTGGTTAACCATTTTAAAAGCCATCCATGCCACCCCCTTTAATCAGACCGATCCTCTGTATCAAAAGGATGTCAGCTTTTATTTCTTCCAACTTCCCCTTTACGAAGGCCTGAGAAATTTGTGCTTTACCCTGATTGTGGGGGCCTTAGCCATTTCTATTCCCGTCTATGTATTGAAAGGGAGTCTAGATATGGGGCGCGGCCTGCAAAATTTAGTCGTCGGTCCGGTGAAAACCCATCTCATGCTATTGTTGGCAGCATTGATCTTGTTAGTAGCCGCCGGGACTTGGTTAGACCGTTTCCAACTCCTTTACTCCCCCAGTGGGGTAGTATTTGGGGCAGGTTATACCGACACCCATAGTCGCCTGTTGGGGTTGAATATTATGGCAGGGGTGGGGGTTTTGGTAGCGGGTGCGATCGCCTTCCTCGCCTTCCGCAACGGCTTACTCTGGATGAGTCTAAGCCTTGGGGGCTATCTTCTCCTCGCCCTCATCTTCCAAGGCCTCATCCCCAGCTTTGAGCAACAATTTAGCGTAACCCCCAACGAACTCACCCGCGAAAGACCCTATATTGAGCATAATCTCACCTTTACCCGCCACGCCTACGGATTAGATGACATTGCCACCATCCCCTACCCCGTCGAGGATAACCTCACCCGCCAAGACCTAGAAACCAACGAAGCCACCATTCGCAACATTCGCCTCTGGGACTATCGCCCCATCCTCAGCACCTATCGCCAACTGCAAGAAATCCGCCTCTACTACCGTTTTAACGATGTCGATGTTGACCGCTACACCCTCAATGGAAACTATCGGCAAGTCATGTTATCCGGGCGAGAATTAGCCTATCGTCAAGTCCCGGAACGGGCGCAAACTTGGGTCAACGAGCGGTTAAAATACACCCACGGTTACGGTGCCGTCATGAGTCCCGTTAATCAAGTCACCCCCCAAGGACTCCCCCACTTCTTCATTAAAGATATTCCCCCCGTTTCAGAAGTCGATATCCCCCTAGACCAGCCCCGTATCTACTACGGAGAAGAGACACAGCACTACATCTTTACCGGGATGGGAACCGATGAATTTGACTATCCCTTGGGCAATGATAACGCCGCCTATCGTTACACAGGCAAGGGAGGAGTTCCCCTCAAGAGTTGGTGGCACCGTTTAGCCTATGCCTTAGACTTTAATAACCTGAAAACCCTCATTTCCGGGTACTTTACCCCAGACTCCCGCATTCTCTACCATCGGGAAATTACCGACCGCGTGGGACGGATTGCCCCCTTCCTGACCCTTGACCACGACCCCTATTTGGTCTTGCGGGAGGGACGGATGCAGTGGGTGATTGATGCTTATACAATGGGCGATCGCTACCCCTACTCAGAACCCCTCTATCGCCTACAACGCTTTGGCCTCAATCCCGTACAACGCAAGGGCATGATCCGGGGGTTTAACTATATGCGCAACTCTGTAAAAGTCCTCGTTGATGCCTATGATGGCACCGTGCAGTTTTTCGCCGTCGATGAACAAGATCCCCTCCTCGCCACCTATCGCCAAATTTTCCCCGATTTATTCATTAATCAGTTAGAAGTCCCCGACGATTTACGCTCTCATTTCCGCTATCCCTTAGACTTGTTTTTCATGCAGGCGCAAATGTACTTGGTCTATCACATGACCAATCCCGAAGTTTTCTACAATCAAGAGGATCTCTGGCGCTTTCCCATTCAACAGTATGAAGGGAAAGAAGAAGTCATGCAGCCCTATTATTTAATCATGCGCCTGCCCGATTCTGAGCAAGAGGAATTTCTCCTAGTCTTACCCTTCACCCCCGGCAATCGAGATAATATGATTGCTTGGATGGCCACCCGTTGCGATGGGGAAAACTACGGTTCTTCCCTCTTGTATGAATTTCCTAAACAAGAATTAGTCTATGGCCCCCGACAAATCGAAGCCAGAATTGATCAAGATCCCGTGATTTCCCCTCAATTAACCCTGTGGAGTCAGGAAGGGTCTAGAGTCATTCGCGGGGATTTATTTATTATCCCCATTGAACAATCTTTATTGTACGTTGAGCCTGTTTTTTTACGCTCTGAACAGGGCGGACTCCCGGAACTCAAGCGGGTGATTGTGGTTTTTGGGGAAAAAATTGTTATGGAAGAAACCTTAGAACAAGCTTTAAATGCTGTCTTTGGAGTGACACCCGTTTCTACCCCTGCACCCACCCCCGTAGATTCCACCCTTGACCCCGATTTAGCCCGTCAAGCCCTCGAAACCTACCAACAGGCACAGGATGCCCTCCGCAATGGCAACTGGGCGGAATATGGCCGTTTACACAGTGAGTTAGAGCAGCTTTTATTGCGGTTGAATCAGTAG
- a CDS encoding YebC/PmpR family DNA-binding transcriptional regulator encodes MAGHSKWANIKRQKARVDAKKGKTFTQLSRAIIVAARHGIPDPAGNFQLRTAIEKAKAAGIPNDNIDRAIAKGAGTYSSDDASYEEIRYEGYGVGGVAILIEAFTDNRNRTAADLRAAFSKNGGNLGETGCVSWMFEQKGVVTLEGEINEDQLLEIALEGGADSYELSDDPQNPGAEVYSPVSDLESLQKTLQEQDFPVKEVELRWIPNTTVEVTDPEQMRSLLKLMDALESLDDVQNVTANFELNEECLAMVS; translated from the coding sequence GTGGCGGGTCATAGTAAGTGGGCAAATATTAAGCGACAAAAGGCACGAGTGGACGCGAAAAAGGGGAAAACGTTTACGCAACTTTCCCGTGCTATTATTGTGGCCGCACGTCATGGGATTCCGGATCCGGCGGGGAATTTTCAATTGCGGACGGCCATTGAGAAGGCGAAGGCGGCGGGGATTCCCAATGATAATATTGACCGTGCGATCGCCAAAGGTGCCGGAACCTATAGCAGTGATGACGCGAGTTATGAGGAAATTCGCTATGAGGGCTATGGGGTGGGGGGTGTGGCTATCCTGATTGAAGCCTTTACCGATAATCGCAACCGCACGGCGGCGGATTTGCGGGCGGCGTTTAGTAAAAATGGCGGCAATTTGGGGGAGACGGGCTGCGTGAGTTGGATGTTTGAGCAAAAAGGGGTTGTGACGTTAGAGGGGGAAATTAACGAGGATCAGCTATTGGAGATTGCTCTGGAAGGGGGGGCGGATAGTTACGAGTTAAGTGATGATCCCCAGAATCCGGGGGCGGAGGTTTATAGTCCGGTGAGTGATTTGGAATCTCTGCAAAAAACCTTACAAGAGCAGGATTTTCCGGTGAAGGAGGTTGAGTTACGCTGGATTCCCAATACTACGGTAGAGGTGACGGATCCTGAACAAATGCGATCGCTGCTTAAATTAATGGACGCTTTAGAATCTTTGGATGATGTGCAGAATGTGACGGCGAATTTTGAGTTAAACGAGGAGTGTTTAGCGATGGTTTCTTGA
- a CDS encoding class I SAM-dependent methyltransferase yields MTKDHNYYIYSREEIVQYYAQLNQLQPAERAILQQLQGKLSGMKMLDIGVGGGRTTAHFAPRVGSYLGIDYAPEMIASCQARFANSEQDLKFLLCDARQMDCFVENSFDFILFSFNGIDYMSHAERLQVLEQVSRVGKSGGYFCFSSHNLQGIEQGLQGKNQWSWNPITTYANWVMWGVFRLFNLSVQFATIADSPYLILRDESHNFRLKTYYIRPQAQLEQLEPHFEDIQIYGWNQEERIQDESDLLGNGAFWLYYLCRIP; encoded by the coding sequence ATAACCAAGGATCATAATTACTATATCTATAGTCGTGAAGAAATTGTCCAGTATTACGCTCAATTAAATCAACTCCAACCCGCAGAAAGGGCAATCCTCCAACAGTTACAAGGTAAACTCTCGGGGATGAAAATGTTAGATATAGGGGTAGGAGGAGGACGCACAACGGCTCATTTTGCTCCGCGAGTAGGGAGTTATTTAGGTATTGATTACGCTCCAGAGATGATTGCTTCTTGTCAAGCCCGATTCGCTAATTCTGAGCAAGATTTAAAGTTTTTACTCTGTGACGCTCGACAGATGGATTGTTTTGTTGAGAATAGTTTTGATTTTATTTTATTTAGTTTTAATGGCATTGATTATATGTCTCACGCAGAACGTTTACAGGTTTTAGAACAAGTCAGTCGTGTGGGAAAATCAGGAGGTTATTTCTGTTTTTCTAGCCACAATTTACAAGGGATTGAGCAGGGTTTGCAAGGGAAAAACCAATGGAGTTGGAATCCTATCACAACCTATGCAAATTGGGTAATGTGGGGGGTATTTCGTCTGTTTAATCTCTCGGTTCAGTTTGCCACAATTGCCGATAGTCCTTATTTAATTCTGCGGGATGAGTCTCATAATTTTCGCTTAAAAACCTATTATATTCGCCCTCAAGCCCAGCTTGAACAGTTAGAACCTCATTTTGAGGATATCCAGATTTATGGCTGGAATCAGGAGGAAAGAATTCAGGATGAGTCGGATTTGTTAGGGAATGGTGCTTTTTGGCTTTATTATTTGTGCCGGATTCCTTAA
- the sbcD gene encoding exonuclease subunit SbcD, whose translation MIKILHLSDIHMGSSFSHGRINPETGINSRLEDFIHTLSCCIDHAINNPVDLVLFGGDAFPDATPPPYVQEAFASQFRRLVDADIPTVLLVGNHDQHSQGNGGASLCIYRTLGVPRFIVGDKLDTHCIQTKSGKIQVITLPWLTHSTLLTRPDTEGLSVAEVNDLLIERLQPALEGEIRRLDPDIPTVLLAHLMADRANLGAERFLAVGKGFTIPVSLLIRPEWEYVALGHVHKHQNLNPNNDPPIVYPGSIERVDFSEEKEQKGYVFVEVKKRAVRWEFHPVPARDFCTIEVDVTEEEDPQAVILKAIQKRAIQDAVVRLIYKLRSEQLDLIETGALQEALQTAHSFTIRPELVSQLARPRLPELAVNRSLDPLDALQAYLDNREDLRDISEAMLEAAHSLLNC comes from the coding sequence ATGATTAAAATTCTCCATCTTTCTGATATTCACATGGGGAGTAGTTTTTCCCACGGTCGCATTAATCCAGAAACGGGCATTAATAGCCGTTTAGAAGACTTTATTCATACCTTAAGCTGTTGTATTGATCACGCGATTAACAATCCAGTTGATCTGGTATTATTTGGGGGTGATGCTTTCCCGGATGCTACGCCGCCCCCTTATGTTCAAGAAGCTTTTGCTAGTCAATTTCGCCGTTTAGTAGATGCCGATATTCCCACGGTTTTATTAGTAGGCAATCATGATCAACATTCCCAGGGAAATGGCGGGGCGAGTTTATGTATTTATCGCACTTTAGGGGTACCGAGATTTATTGTAGGGGATAAATTAGATACCCATTGTATCCAGACAAAATCAGGCAAGATTCAAGTCATTACTCTTCCTTGGTTAACCCACTCGACTCTATTAACTCGCCCTGACACCGAAGGTTTATCAGTAGCAGAAGTCAACGATTTATTAATTGAACGGTTACAACCTGCTTTAGAGGGAGAAATTCGCCGTTTAGATCCAGATATTCCTACAGTTTTATTAGCCCATTTAATGGCTGATCGGGCTAATTTAGGAGCAGAACGCTTTTTAGCCGTGGGCAAAGGCTTCACGATTCCCGTTTCTTTATTAATTCGCCCAGAATGGGAGTATGTCGCATTAGGTCATGTTCATAAACATCAAAATCTTAACCCGAATAATGACCCTCCTATTGTGTATCCGGGCAGTATTGAGCGAGTGGATTTCAGTGAAGAAAAAGAACAAAAAGGCTATGTTTTCGTTGAGGTAAAAAAGAGAGCAGTTCGTTGGGAGTTTCATCCTGTCCCTGCCCGAGATTTCTGCACAATTGAAGTAGACGTTACAGAAGAAGAAGATCCCCAAGCTGTTATCTTAAAGGCTATCCAAAAACGCGCTATTCAAGATGCTGTAGTGCGTTTGATTTACAAGTTACGTTCTGAACAGTTAGACCTCATTGAAACCGGAGCGTTGCAAGAGGCGTTACAAACGGCTCATTCTTTTACCATTCGTCCTGAGTTAGTCAGTCAATTAGCCCGTCCTCGTCTTCCGGAATTAGCCGTTAATCGCTCTTTAGACCCTTTAGATGCTTTACAAGCTTATCTAGATAATCGGGAAGACCTACGAGACATTTCTGAGGCTATGTTAGAAGCGGCTCATAGTTTGTTGAATTGTTAG
- the thiL gene encoding thiamine-phosphate kinase, whose translation MRLFPMSFMTDLGQLVGDLGEQGLLRIVQRFCSNPLIGDDGAILSVSPGHSLVVTTDSFVDGVHFCDRTLSPFDVGWRVTAANLSDLAAMGAKPLGITVSLTLPSVLPSAWVKELYEGINACLTQYDTPLIGGDLSRGSLVTVTITALGETLPHRVIRRDSAQVGDAIVVTGYHGGSKAGLELLLAPQWGEQLTPRQRQHLIECHQHPRPRLDVLPQLWKLDESLHLAGMDSSDGLGDAIAQICRASQVGAVIDLSRIPIPEGFAHWLDTETLWNWVFYGGEDFELVLCLTPTLAQSLVKNLGSPAAIIGRITVSPHILLQNAQGETLPQTLSLDRGFQHYALD comes from the coding sequence ATGCGGTTGTTTCCAATGAGTTTTATGACGGATTTAGGGCAGTTGGTCGGAGATTTGGGGGAACAGGGTCTGTTGCGAATCGTGCAAAGGTTCTGTTCTAATCCCCTCATTGGCGATGATGGGGCGATTTTGTCGGTTTCCCCCGGTCATTCCCTGGTGGTGACGACAGATTCTTTTGTCGATGGGGTGCATTTTTGCGATCGCACCCTCTCCCCTTTTGATGTAGGTTGGCGAGTGACGGCGGCGAATCTTTCCGATTTAGCGGCGATGGGGGCAAAACCCCTCGGGATTACGGTAAGTTTAACGCTACCCAGTGTTTTACCCTCGGCTTGGGTCAAGGAGCTATATGAGGGCATCAACGCCTGTCTGACTCAATATGATACCCCTCTGATAGGGGGAGATTTATCTAGGGGGTCTTTGGTAACGGTAACGATCACCGCCTTGGGGGAAACCCTGCCCCACCGGGTCATTCGTCGGGATTCTGCCCAAGTGGGGGATGCCATAGTAGTGACGGGCTATCATGGGGGGTCTAAAGCGGGTCTAGAACTGTTGCTGGCGCCTCAATGGGGGGAGCAGTTAACCCCGCGTCAACGCCAGCACCTGATTGAATGTCATCAACACCCCCGCCCCCGTTTAGATGTGTTGCCCCAATTGTGGAAGTTGGACGAAAGCCTACATCTTGCGGGAATGGATAGTAGTGATGGTTTGGGGGATGCGATCGCCCAAATTTGTCGCGCTAGTCAGGTCGGAGCCGTCATCGACTTATCTCGCATCCCCATCCCCGAAGGTTTCGCTCATTGGCTTGACACTGAAACCCTCTGGAATTGGGTCTTTTACGGTGGAGAAGATTTTGAACTGGTTCTCTGTCTGACCCCGACTTTAGCCCAGAGTTTAGTCAAAAATCTAGGCTCACCCGCCGCTATTATTGGCCGGATTACTGTCTCTCCCCACATTCTCTTACAAAATGCCCAAGGGGAAACTTTACCCCAAACTCTAAGTCTGGATCGGGGTTTTCAACATTATGCCCTCGATTAA